One region of Rhizobium sp. WYJ-E13 genomic DNA includes:
- a CDS encoding sarcosine oxidase subunit delta, with amino-acid sequence MASLISCPHCGVRPREEFTIRGDASLTRPAADAGGDAWYEYIYLRDNPRGRHKEYWHHSSGCRRWLIVERDTVTHAVHTVCDAALAKLGGAA; translated from the coding sequence ATGGCAAGCCTGATTTCCTGCCCTCATTGCGGGGTCCGCCCCAGGGAAGAATTCACCATCCGGGGCGATGCGAGCCTGACCCGACCGGCAGCCGATGCCGGCGGTGACGCCTGGTACGAGTACATCTATCTGCGCGACAATCCGAGGGGGCGGCACAAGGAGTACTGGCACCACTCCTCCGGCTGCCGGCGCTGGCTGATTGTCGAGCGCGACACCGTCACCCACGCCGTTCACACCGTCTGCGATGCCGCGCTTGCCAAGCTCGGAGGTGCGGCATGA
- a CDS encoding GlxA family transcriptional regulator, with the protein MALIEAKNLHSIGFILLPGFALMSYASASEPLRAANLLAGREIYRISCFSPEGGAVLSSGGVPVPAAPLPGRGFGLGTVFVCAGGSPRDWHYPAVLSCIRQLAREGVRIGGISGGPYLLAAAGLLAGRDFTIHWEHAPALLEAFPDLSPRQARFVVDGNRITCGGGIAPLDMMHALIGEHLGPDFARRVSDWFLHTEVGQPTAPQRASLAERYGVHHPGLLSVLEKMEETIEMPLNRAAMARIAGVTPRHLDRLFATHLDTTFIEQYRRIRLQHARRLLEQSPLSISEIAIATGFSGAAHFSRLFRGFYGTSPSSVRKL; encoded by the coding sequence ATGGCGTTGATCGAAGCAAAAAACCTGCATTCCATCGGTTTCATCCTTCTGCCGGGATTTGCCCTGATGTCCTATGCCTCGGCGAGCGAGCCGCTGCGGGCCGCCAATCTGCTTGCCGGGCGGGAAATCTACCGCATCTCGTGCTTTTCGCCTGAGGGTGGGGCGGTGTTGTCTTCCGGTGGCGTCCCCGTTCCGGCCGCACCGCTTCCCGGTCGCGGTTTTGGGCTCGGCACTGTTTTCGTCTGCGCCGGCGGTTCGCCGCGCGACTGGCACTATCCGGCTGTGCTTTCCTGCATAAGGCAGCTAGCGCGCGAAGGCGTGCGCATCGGCGGCATTTCGGGCGGCCCATATCTGCTGGCTGCGGCCGGGCTGCTGGCAGGCCGTGACTTTACAATCCATTGGGAGCATGCGCCGGCACTTCTCGAAGCCTTTCCCGACCTGTCGCCGCGTCAGGCGCGTTTCGTCGTCGACGGCAATCGCATTACCTGCGGCGGCGGCATTGCGCCGCTCGATATGATGCATGCGTTGATAGGCGAGCACTTGGGGCCGGATTTTGCCCGCCGGGTCAGCGACTGGTTCCTGCATACCGAGGTCGGTCAGCCGACAGCGCCGCAGCGCGCTTCCCTTGCCGAGCGCTACGGCGTGCACCATCCGGGTCTGCTGAGCGTCCTGGAAAAGATGGAGGAAACCATCGAGATGCCGCTCAATCGTGCAGCCATGGCCCGTATTGCCGGGGTGACACCGCGCCATCTCGACCGGCTGTTCGCCACTCACCTCGATACGACCTTTATCGAGCAATACAGACGCATCAGGCTGCAGCATGCCCGAAGGCTCCTTGAGCAGAGCCCGCTGTCGATCTCCGAGATCGCCATTGCGACAGGTTTTTCCGGCGCTGCGCATTTTTCGCGCCTCTTTCGCGGCTTTTACGGCACTAGTCCGAGTTCGGTCCGCAAGCTCTGA
- a CDS encoding sarcosine oxidase subunit beta family protein — protein sequence MRYSALSIFLNGLRGNKDWAPAWRQPSPKPHYDVIIVGGGGHGLSTAYYLARTFGITNVAVLEKGYLGSGNIGRNTTIIRSNYLLPGNNPFYELSMKLWEGLEQDFNFNAMVSQRGVLNLFHSDAQRDAYTRRGNAMRLHGVDAELLDRAAVRKMLPFLDFDNARFPVMGGLRQPRGGTVRHDAVAWGYARGADSRGVDIITQCEVTGIRCENGRVTGVETTRGFIGCGKLALAAAGNSTVVADMAGLRLPIESHVLQAFVTEGLKPFIDTVVTFGAGHFYVSQSDKGGLVFGGDIDGYNSYAQRGNLATVEHVAEAGVAMIPSLTRVRYLRSWGGVMDMSMDGSPIIDRTHIDNLYLNAGWCYGGFKATPASGYCYAHLIARNEPHETARELRLDRFRRGYQIDEKGVGAQPNLH from the coding sequence ATGCGCTATTCCGCTCTTTCCATCTTCCTAAACGGGCTTCGCGGCAACAAGGACTGGGCACCTGCCTGGCGCCAGCCTTCGCCGAAGCCACATTATGACGTGATCATCGTGGGTGGCGGCGGCCATGGCCTTTCGACGGCCTATTATCTCGCCAGGACATTCGGCATCACCAATGTCGCCGTGCTGGAGAAGGGCTATCTCGGCTCCGGCAATATCGGCCGCAACACGACGATCATCCGCTCCAATTACCTGCTGCCCGGCAACAACCCTTTCTACGAGCTCTCGATGAAGCTCTGGGAAGGCCTGGAACAGGACTTCAACTTCAACGCCATGGTCTCGCAGCGCGGCGTGCTGAACCTCTTCCATTCCGATGCGCAGCGCGATGCCTACACAAGACGCGGCAATGCTATGCGCCTGCACGGCGTCGATGCAGAACTCCTCGACCGGGCGGCGGTCCGCAAGATGCTGCCCTTCCTCGATTTCGACAATGCCCGTTTCCCCGTCATGGGCGGTCTCCGTCAGCCGCGCGGCGGCACGGTACGCCACGATGCGGTCGCCTGGGGCTATGCCCGCGGCGCCGACAGCCGCGGCGTCGACATCATCACCCAGTGCGAGGTCACCGGCATTCGCTGCGAGAATGGCAGGGTGACAGGCGTCGAGACCACCAGGGGCTTCATCGGTTGCGGCAAGCTGGCGCTTGCTGCCGCCGGCAATTCCACCGTGGTCGCCGATATGGCGGGCCTGCGCCTGCCGATCGAGAGCCATGTGCTGCAGGCCTTCGTCACCGAAGGGCTGAAGCCTTTCATCGATACCGTCGTCACCTTCGGCGCCGGCCATTTCTACGTTTCGCAATCGGACAAGGGTGGCCTCGTCTTCGGCGGCGATATCGACGGCTACAATTCCTATGCCCAGCGCGGCAATCTCGCCACTGTCGAGCACGTCGCCGAAGCCGGCGTCGCGATGATCCCGTCGCTGACGCGGGTCAGATATCTGCGCAGCTGGGGCGGCGTGATGGACATGAGCATGGACGGCTCGCCGATCATCGACCGAACCCATATCGACAATCTCTACCTGAATGCCGGCTGGTGCTATGGCGGCTTCAAGGCGACACCCGCCTCCGGCTATTGCTACGCCCATCTGATCGCCCGCAACGAGCCGCACGAGACGGCGCGCGAGCTGCGCCTCGACCGCTTCCGGCGCGGCTATCAGATCGACGAAAAGGGCGTCGGCGCCCAGCCCAACCTGCATTGA
- a CDS encoding helix-turn-helix domain-containing protein: MKIKLDEASSQEHAQAARQALSQNPHAVREPKENNLEMAIGHEVRAYRKKLGITVTDLAAATGISLGMLSKIENGNISPSLTTLQSLSRALGVPLTAFFRRYEEPHNAVFVKAGQGIELERRGTRAGHQYNLLGHIDNNSSGVVVEPYLITLTTDSDVFPTFQHEGMELIYMLEGEVVYRHGDQLFPMQPGDSLFFDADAPHGPEELVKLPSRYLSIISYPQRGKND, translated from the coding sequence ATGAAGATCAAACTGGATGAAGCGTCGAGCCAGGAGCATGCCCAAGCGGCGCGTCAGGCCCTGTCCCAGAATCCGCATGCGGTGCGCGAGCCGAAGGAAAACAATCTCGAAATGGCGATTGGCCATGAGGTGCGCGCCTATCGCAAGAAGCTCGGCATAACCGTCACCGACCTTGCGGCGGCGACCGGCATTTCGCTCGGCATGCTGTCAAAGATCGAAAACGGCAATATCTCGCCATCGCTGACGACCTTGCAGTCGCTGTCGCGCGCCCTCGGCGTGCCGTTGACGGCCTTCTTCCGCCGCTACGAGGAACCGCACAACGCCGTCTTCGTCAAGGCGGGGCAGGGCATCGAGCTTGAGCGGCGCGGCACGCGCGCCGGCCATCAGTATAATCTGCTCGGCCATATCGACAACAACAGCAGCGGCGTGGTCGTCGAACCCTATCTCATTACGCTGACGACGGATTCGGATGTCTTTCCGACCTTCCAGCACGAGGGCATGGAGCTGATCTACATGCTGGAAGGTGAGGTCGTCTATCGCCATGGCGACCAGCTTTTCCCGATGCAGCCGGGCGACAGCCTGTTCTTCGACGCCGATGCGCCGCACGGGCCGGAAGAACTCGTGAAACTCCCAAGCCGCTACCTTTCCATCATCAGCTATCCGCAACGCGGCAAGAATGACTGA
- a CDS encoding sarcosine oxidase subunit gamma: protein MSERPEHKPALAGKATTEGSGIRLEPLPEGHLLHVMGAFDGDTLAESLTAAGLAKSAIQRAGYQQWYVTGDEILPPAQIALLADHLRGKGFVCDQSHGRIRIALSGFRALELLSQGTAVDLDPAAFPVGHSAVTLFGHISVQLTRTHATRFEFAALRSFAENLYDMLEHAALASA from the coding sequence ATGTCTGAACGCCCCGAACACAAGCCGGCCCTTGCCGGCAAAGCCACAACGGAAGGGTCCGGCATCCGGCTGGAGCCCTTGCCGGAGGGTCACCTTCTGCATGTCATGGGTGCGTTCGACGGCGACACGCTTGCAGAATCGCTTACTGCGGCTGGACTGGCAAAGAGCGCGATCCAACGGGCGGGCTATCAACAATGGTACGTAACAGGAGATGAAATCCTCCCACCCGCGCAAATCGCGCTGCTTGCCGATCACTTGAGAGGCAAGGGTTTCGTCTGCGACCAGAGCCACGGCCGCATCCGCATCGCTCTGTCCGGTTTCCGCGCCCTAGAACTGCTTTCTCAGGGGACGGCAGTCGATCTTGACCCCGCCGCCTTCCCCGTCGGACACTCGGCAGTCACACTCTTCGGACATATCTCGGTGCAGCTGACGCGCACGCACGCCACACGCTTCGAGTTCGCAGCGTTGCGCAGCTTTGCCGAAAATCTCTACGACATGCTCGAACATGCCGCCCTCGCCTCAGCGTAA
- a CDS encoding sarcosine oxidase subunit alpha family protein, protein MTSSRLPSGGRIDRSRTLNFTFDGRQLTGHPGDTLASALLANGIQLVGRSFKYHRSRGILTAGAAEPNALVTTGTGGRTEANTRATTIELHEGLIARSQNRWPSLDFDIGAVNGLLSPFLSAGFYYKTFMWPAALWEKLYEPLIRKAAGLGKASYEPDPDSYEKCWAHCDLFVIGAGPAGLAAALTAGRAGARVILADEGFALGGSLLLENGTALQDMLNELEGLPNVRLLARTTVVGWYDDNVFGAVERVQKHVALPDPHRPVERLWRIIAKQAILASGAEERPLVFGGNDIPGVMMAGAMHSYLSRQAVTPGARTVIFTSNAFGYRTAAALEAAGVDVAAIVDSRDAANNTWSGRARVLNGSRVRDAHGGKRLRHVTIETASATQRIEADALAMSGGWSPIIHLACHRGAKPVWSEEKAAFLAPERQQGLSIAGSAAGLGSTEACLGDGAAKAVEALQAIGFVKVAAAFAPVEDTAAASKPLWFVKGAKGKAFVDYQNDVHLKDLGLAVREGYGHVELAKRYTTSGMATDQGKLANINAIGILAEARGVSPAEVGTTTFRPFYTPVSFGALTGASRGRDFQPVRRSPLHGWAKKNGAVFVETGLWYRSSWFPRAGETNWRESVDREVLNIRQNAGICDVSTLGKIEIFGRDAAAFLDRVYCNGFAKLPVGRARYGIMLREDGMIYDDGTTSRFANDHFFMTTTTALAAGVLTHLEFCAQTLWPELDVRFASSTDQWAQMAVAGPKSRAILSEIVDEDISDAAFPFMSARTVSLFGGALEGRLFRISFSGELAYELAVPAGYGEWVADRIMQAGEKHGICPYGAEALGVMRIEKGHVTHAEINGTVTPGDLGFARMVSTTKPDFIGKAMLAREGLQAKDRPRLVGVKPLDPATSFRTGSHILAEHATATLENDQGYVTSSAFSPSLGHTIGLALVRRGPERLGEKVVVWNGLRNEFTEAVLCSPVFVDPDNEKLHV, encoded by the coding sequence ATGACGAGTTCGCGGCTTCCCAGCGGTGGCCGGATCGACCGGTCGCGCACCTTGAACTTTACCTTCGACGGCAGACAACTGACCGGCCATCCCGGCGATACGCTCGCCTCCGCCCTTCTTGCCAATGGCATCCAGCTCGTCGGCCGCAGTTTCAAGTATCATCGGTCGCGCGGCATCCTGACGGCGGGCGCGGCCGAGCCCAACGCACTGGTCACGACGGGTACGGGCGGCCGCACAGAGGCCAATACGCGTGCGACGACGATCGAGCTCCATGAGGGGCTCATCGCCCGCAGCCAGAACCGCTGGCCCTCGCTCGACTTCGACATTGGCGCCGTCAACGGCCTGCTGTCGCCCTTCCTGAGTGCAGGCTTCTACTACAAGACCTTCATGTGGCCGGCCGCCCTTTGGGAAAAGCTCTACGAGCCGCTGATCCGCAAGGCCGCCGGCCTCGGCAAGGCTTCCTACGAACCGGATCCGGATTCCTACGAGAAATGCTGGGCTCACTGCGACTTGTTCGTCATTGGCGCGGGGCCTGCCGGCCTTGCCGCGGCGCTGACGGCCGGACGCGCCGGTGCCCGCGTCATCCTCGCCGACGAAGGTTTTGCGCTCGGCGGCAGCCTGCTTCTCGAAAACGGGACCGCACTTCAGGACATGCTCAATGAGCTCGAAGGCCTGCCGAACGTCCGTCTCCTGGCGCGCACCACCGTCGTCGGCTGGTACGACGACAATGTCTTCGGCGCTGTCGAGCGCGTGCAAAAACATGTGGCACTGCCGGATCCGCATCGGCCCGTCGAGCGCCTCTGGCGCATCATCGCCAAACAGGCGATCCTCGCCTCGGGCGCCGAAGAGCGGCCGCTCGTCTTCGGCGGCAACGATATTCCAGGCGTGATGATGGCGGGCGCGATGCACAGCTATCTCAGCCGGCAAGCGGTGACGCCCGGCGCCCGCACCGTGATCTTCACCAGCAATGCGTTCGGCTACCGCACGGCAGCCGCGCTCGAAGCCGCCGGTGTCGATGTCGCCGCCATCGTCGACAGCCGCGACGCGGCCAACAATACCTGGTCCGGACGCGCCCGCGTGCTGAACGGCAGCCGGGTGCGCGACGCGCATGGCGGCAAGCGCCTGCGCCATGTCACGATCGAGACCGCTTCGGCAACACAGCGCATCGAGGCGGATGCGCTTGCCATGTCCGGCGGCTGGAGCCCGATCATCCACCTTGCCTGCCATCGCGGCGCCAAGCCGGTCTGGTCGGAGGAAAAGGCAGCCTTTCTGGCGCCGGAACGCCAGCAGGGCCTGTCGATTGCCGGCTCTGCGGCCGGGCTCGGCTCGACGGAAGCCTGCCTCGGCGACGGCGCGGCCAAGGCAGTCGAGGCGCTGCAGGCGATCGGCTTCGTCAAGGTCGCGGCCGCCTTCGCGCCCGTCGAGGACACCGCGGCGGCATCGAAGCCGCTCTGGTTCGTCAAGGGCGCAAAGGGCAAGGCCTTCGTCGATTATCAAAACGACGTACACCTCAAGGATCTCGGCCTTGCCGTTCGCGAGGGATATGGGCATGTCGAGCTTGCCAAACGCTACACGACAAGCGGCATGGCGACCGACCAGGGGAAGCTCGCCAATATCAATGCGATCGGCATCCTGGCCGAGGCGCGCGGCGTGTCGCCTGCCGAAGTCGGCACCACCACATTCCGTCCCTTCTATACGCCTGTCTCCTTCGGCGCCCTGACAGGCGCCTCGCGCGGCCGCGATTTTCAGCCAGTGCGCAGGTCGCCACTACATGGCTGGGCCAAGAAGAATGGCGCCGTCTTCGTCGAGACCGGGCTCTGGTACCGCTCCTCCTGGTTTCCACGCGCAGGGGAGACGAACTGGCGCGAGAGCGTCGACCGCGAGGTGTTGAACATCCGGCAGAATGCCGGCATCTGCGACGTCTCCACCCTCGGCAAGATCGAGATCTTCGGCAGGGATGCCGCTGCCTTCCTCGACCGCGTCTACTGCAACGGCTTTGCCAAACTGCCGGTCGGCCGGGCGCGCTACGGCATCATGCTGCGCGAGGATGGCATGATCTACGACGACGGCACGACGAGCCGTTTCGCCAACGACCATTTCTTCATGACGACGACGACGGCGCTCGCCGCCGGCGTGTTGACCCATCTCGAATTCTGCGCCCAGACGCTCTGGCCGGAGCTCGACGTCCGTTTTGCCTCCTCGACCGACCAATGGGCGCAAATGGCGGTTGCCGGCCCGAAATCGCGCGCGATCCTCTCCGAGATCGTCGACGAGGATATTTCCGATGCCGCCTTTCCCTTCATGAGTGCTCGCACGGTCTCGCTCTTCGGCGGCGCGCTCGAAGGCCGGCTCTTTCGGATCTCTTTCTCCGGCGAACTCGCCTATGAACTTGCCGTGCCGGCCGGCTACGGCGAATGGGTCGCCGATCGGATCATGCAGGCTGGTGAAAAACACGGCATCTGCCCTTATGGCGCCGAGGCCCTCGGTGTCATGCGCATAGAGAAGGGCCATGTCACCCATGCCGAGATCAACGGCACGGTGACGCCTGGCGACCTCGGATTCGCCCGCATGGTTTCCACCACCAAGCCTGATTTCATCGGTAAGGCAATGCTCGCCCGCGAAGGTTTGCAGGCAAAGGACCGCCCCCGCCTCGTCGGCGTCAAGCCGCTCGATCCGGCGACGAGCTTTCGCACCGGTTCGCATATCCTTGCCGAACATGCCACGGCGACCCTTGAAAACGATCAGGGTTACGTGACCTCGAGCGCATTCTCGCCAAGCCTTGGCCACACGATCGGCCTTGCGCTCGTCAGGCGCGGGCCGGAACGGTTGGGGGAAAAGGTCGTGGTTTGGAACGGCCTCAGAAATGAATTCACCGAAGCGGTGCTTTGCAGTCCCGTCTTCGTCGATCCCGACAATGAGAAACTCCATGTCTGA